A DNA window from Onthophagus taurus isolate NC chromosome 1, IU_Otau_3.0, whole genome shotgun sequence contains the following coding sequences:
- the LOC111421119 gene encoding DNA-binding protein Ewg-like isoform X1, with protein sequence MNSSNGCELNKYYANMDDSSSISSSDSSDSDDEETTSSSQTSFDEEDDSITSVIGHEVTTELAVSGPVGVAAATAIASVKSYKKPHLFETNPIVRRRQRTRLFRKFQILLDEFSLRVGQQAVVLVASPGDPNGYYKVIGAKPLKNVFKNLRSIVMEEFQQALSHEAPTLIADDTSRFHLPSLVIDGIPTPVQKMTQVQLRTFIPLMLKYALGRSKPGWGKESLRPPWWPTALPWANVRTDPRNEREKQKMCWTDVLREVVLSCYKYHNREDLLDLYLINSDGSEMVDDPPPMLTDDVITQVEEEGTSVKTDIINNEDVPKNVCLNCVTEAYATNKQIILTTKNGNIRGVLVARRVFQRMFSNIGLHITGDGMISITPVLRVSKDVPNSETLTVAPVSPKSNEKIDQLKGKLNN encoded by the coding sequence ATGAATTCTTCAAACGGTTGTGAATTAAACAAGTACTACGCAAATATGGATGATAGTTCATCCATAAGTTCCTCTGACTCGTCCGACAGTGATGACGAAGAAACTACCTCATCTTCCCAAACTTCGTTTGATGAAGAAGACGATTCGATAACGTCGGTGATAGGACATGAGGTGACAACTGAACTAGCGGTTTCCGGCCCCGTTGGTGTTGCTGCAGCAACTGCGATCGCTTCGGTGAAAAGTTATAAGAAACCTCATTTATTTGAAACGAACCCAATTGTACGTAGGCGTCAACGGACTCGTCTTTTCCGCAAATTCCAAATATTACTCGATGAGTTTTCGTTGCGTGTTGGCCAACAAGCGGTCGTGTTGGTGGCATCGCCGGGGGATCCCAACGGTTATTACAAAGTGATTGGCGCGAAACCACTTAAAAACGTCTTCAAAAATCTCCGCTCAATCGTTATGGAAGAATTCCAACAGGCTCTCTCACACGAAGCACCAACCCTAATCGCAGATGACACGTCACGTTTTCATTTACCATCATTAGTCATCGATGGTATTCCAACCCCCGTTCAAAAAATGACTCAAGTTCAATTAAGAACTTTTATTCCTTTGATGTTAAAATATGCGTTAGGTAGAAGTAAACCAGGGTGGGGAAAAGAGTCCTTGCGTCCTCCATGGTGGCCAACAGCATTACCGTGGGCAAATGTTCGAACAGATCCAAGAAATGAACGTGAGAAACAAAAGATGTGTTGGACGGACGTCTTAAGAGAAGTGGTTCTTAGTTGTTATAAGTACCATAATCGCGAGGATTTAttagatttatatttaataaattcggATGGATCGGAAATGGTCGATGACCCGCCTCCAATGCTTACTGATGATGTAATAACTCAAGTTGAAGAAGAAGGAACATCAGTCAAAACTGATATTATCAATAATGAAGACGTACCAAAAAACGTATGTTTGAATTGTGTCACAGAAGCATACGCTAcgaataaacaaattattctCACTACTAAAAACGGTAATATCAGGGGGGTATTAGTAGCAAGAAGAGTGTTTCAAAGAATGTTTTCAAATATAGGTCTTCATATTACTGGTGATGGAATGATTAGTATTACACCGGTACTGCGAGTATCCAAAGATGTGCCAAATAGCGAAACGTTGACGGTAGCACCAGTGAGTCCGAAAAGCAACGAAAAAATTGACCAGTTAAAGGGTAAGTTGAATAATTAG
- the LOC111421119 gene encoding DNA-binding protein Ewg-like isoform X2, translating to MNSSNGCELNKYYANMDDSSSISSSDSSDSDDEETTSSSQTSFDEEDDSITSVIGHEVTTELAVSGPVGVAAATAIASVKSYKKPHLFETNPIVRRRQRTRLFRKFQILLDEFSLRVGQQAVVLVASPGDPNGYYKVIGAKPLKNVFKNLRSIVMEEFQQALSHEAPTLIADDTSRFHLPSLVIDGIPTPVQKMTQVQLRTFIPLMLKYALGRSKPGWGKESLRPPWWPTALPWANVRTDPRNEREKQKMCWTDVLREVVLSCYKYHNREDLLDLYLINSDGSEMVDDPPPMLTDDVITQVEEEGTSVKTDIINNEDVPKNVCLNCVTEAYATNKQIILTTKNGLHITGDGMISITPVLRVSKDVPNSETLTVAPVSPKSNEKIDQLKGKLNN from the exons ATGAATTCTTCAAACGGTTGTGAATTAAACAAGTACTACGCAAATATGGATGATAGTTCATCCATAAGTTCCTCTGACTCGTCCGACAGTGATGACGAAGAAACTACCTCATCTTCCCAAACTTCGTTTGATGAAGAAGACGATTCGATAACGTCGGTGATAGGACATGAGGTGACAACTGAACTAGCGGTTTCCGGCCCCGTTGGTGTTGCTGCAGCAACTGCGATCGCTTCGGTGAAAAGTTATAAGAAACCTCATTTATTTGAAACGAACCCAATTGTACGTAGGCGTCAACGGACTCGTCTTTTCCGCAAATTCCAAATATTACTCGATGAGTTTTCGTTGCGTGTTGGCCAACAAGCGGTCGTGTTGGTGGCATCGCCGGGGGATCCCAACGGTTATTACAAAGTGATTGGCGCGAAACCACTTAAAAACGTCTTCAAAAATCTCCGCTCAATCGTTATGGAAGAATTCCAACAGGCTCTCTCACACGAAGCACCAACCCTAATCGCAGATGACACGTCACGTTTTCATTTACCATCATTAGTCATCGATGGTATTCCAACCCCCGTTCAAAAAATGACTCAAGTTCAATTAAGAACTTTTATTCCTTTGATGTTAAAATATGCGTTAGGTAGAAGTAAACCAGGGTGGGGAAAAGAGTCCTTGCGTCCTCCATGGTGGCCAACAGCATTACCGTGGGCAAATGTTCGAACAGATCCAAGAAATGAACGTGAGAAACAAAAGATGTGTTGGACGGACGTCTTAAGAGAAGTGGTTCTTAGTTGTTATAAGTACCATAATCGCGAGGATTTAttagatttatatttaataaattcggATGGATCGGAAATGGTCGATGACCCGCCTCCAATGCTTACTGATGATGTAATAACTCAAGTTGAAGAAGAAGGAACATCAGTCAAAACTGATATTATCAATAATGAAGACGTACCAAAAAACGTATGTTTGAATTGTGTCACAGAAGCATACGCTAcgaataaacaaattattctCACTACTAAAAACG GTCTTCATATTACTGGTGATGGAATGATTAGTATTACACCGGTACTGCGAGTATCCAAAGATGTGCCAAATAGCGAAACGTTGACGGTAGCACCAGTGAGTCCGAAAAGCAACGAAAAAATTGACCAGTTAAAGGGTAAGTTGAATAATTAG
- the LOC111421055 gene encoding sorting nexin-16 isoform X1: MTEPFKTRIVNGLTHLKIEEAVEDPLINNNAVLDECEQAEEVLTTDSEEYLSEPLRYHRFQYSTSTDMSSETLKQEDIKYFSCNGNVAGNCLQIPIVGYEIMEERARFTVFKLRVENKSTGDCWYVFRRYTDFVRLCNKLKELSPRIFQYLPRKRWLGNNFDPLFLEDRVSKLQSLVNHMLSDHQLVNCTELQEFFCLTEPPMYSETSEESRAMFEGFEETIYHLKQQIMEKEQIIDNLHDALREKSIENDNLRKLMKDTVCQKCQKDIDNTNKVNNN; encoded by the exons ATGACGGAACCATTCAAAACTCGAATAGTAAATGGtttaacacatttaaaaattgaagaagCAGTCGAAGaccctttaattaataacaacgCTGTTCTGGACGAATGCGAACAAGCAGAGGAAGTATTAACTACAGATTCTGAAGAATATTTATCTGAACCTTTGAG gTATCACAGGTTTCAATATTCAACATCAACAGACATGTCGAGTGAAACTTTAAAGCAAGAggatattaaatatttttcttgcaACGGAAATGTTGCTGGGAATTGTTTGCAAATTCCTATTGTAGGATATGAAATTATGGAAGAAAGAGCTAGATTTACT gtATTCAAATTACGTGTGGAAAATAAATCAACTGGTGATTGTTGGTACGTCTTCCGTCGTTACACCGATTTTGTCCgcctttgtaataaattgaaaGAACTTTCTCCACGAATCTTCCAATACCTACCTCGAAAGCGTTGGTTAGGTAACAATTTTGATCCACTCTTCCTAGAAGATCGTGTTAGTAAACTCCAATCTCTTGTAAATCACATGTTATCCGATCATCAATTGGTCAATTGTACAGAACTCCaggaatttttttgtttaacagAACCTCCAATGTACTCAGAAACGAGTGAAGAATCAAGg GCTATGTTTGAGGGATTTGAAGAGActatttatcatttaaaacaaCAGATTATGGAAAAGGAACaaattatcgataatttaCATGATGCCTTGAGAGAGAAAAGTAttgaaaatgataatttaagGAAATTAATGAAGGACACCGTTTGTCAAAAGTGCCAAAAAGATATAGACAATactaataaagttaataataattaa
- the LOC111421055 gene encoding sorting nexin-16 isoform X2, with translation MTEPFKTRIVNGLTHLKIEEAVEDPLINNNAVLDECEQAEEVLTTDSEEYLSEPLRFQYSTSTDMSSETLKQEDIKYFSCNGNVAGNCLQIPIVGYEIMEERARFTVFKLRVENKSTGDCWYVFRRYTDFVRLCNKLKELSPRIFQYLPRKRWLGNNFDPLFLEDRVSKLQSLVNHMLSDHQLVNCTELQEFFCLTEPPMYSETSEESRAMFEGFEETIYHLKQQIMEKEQIIDNLHDALREKSIENDNLRKLMKDTVCQKCQKDIDNTNKVNNN, from the exons ATGACGGAACCATTCAAAACTCGAATAGTAAATGGtttaacacatttaaaaattgaagaagCAGTCGAAGaccctttaattaataacaacgCTGTTCTGGACGAATGCGAACAAGCAGAGGAAGTATTAACTACAGATTCTGAAGAATATTTATCTGAACCTTTGAG GTTTCAATATTCAACATCAACAGACATGTCGAGTGAAACTTTAAAGCAAGAggatattaaatatttttcttgcaACGGAAATGTTGCTGGGAATTGTTTGCAAATTCCTATTGTAGGATATGAAATTATGGAAGAAAGAGCTAGATTTACT gtATTCAAATTACGTGTGGAAAATAAATCAACTGGTGATTGTTGGTACGTCTTCCGTCGTTACACCGATTTTGTCCgcctttgtaataaattgaaaGAACTTTCTCCACGAATCTTCCAATACCTACCTCGAAAGCGTTGGTTAGGTAACAATTTTGATCCACTCTTCCTAGAAGATCGTGTTAGTAAACTCCAATCTCTTGTAAATCACATGTTATCCGATCATCAATTGGTCAATTGTACAGAACTCCaggaatttttttgtttaacagAACCTCCAATGTACTCAGAAACGAGTGAAGAATCAAGg GCTATGTTTGAGGGATTTGAAGAGActatttatcatttaaaacaaCAGATTATGGAAAAGGAACaaattatcgataatttaCATGATGCCTTGAGAGAGAAAAGTAttgaaaatgataatttaagGAAATTAATGAAGGACACCGTTTGTCAAAAGTGCCAAAAAGATATAGACAATactaataaagttaataataattaa
- the LOC111421057 gene encoding transmembrane protein 223 — translation MILFNNIKHILKDKLRYFIKPVRLNSTSTLDVNTNVIKDVILYKYENPRFFVYLNVFAITQFGFWGYLSHFAYTTLRDAPVEVTQETSWWRKINLGENKYRNSLAVLSFIIGYGILTVSWMFTLRSVRYLVLRKGGGECTFVTYTPFGKNRMVTVPLSDMSSVQTRSTATTQLPIKVKNHNFYYILDMKGEFKNPTLFDYTAGLKRTLKYK, via the exons atgattctttttaataatataaagcacattcttaaagataaattacgttattttataaaacctGTAAGACTGAATTCAACCTCTACATTAGATGTGAATACAAACGTTATAAAAGATGTTATTCTTTACAAATACGAAAATCcaagattttttgtttatctaaACGTTTTTGCAATAACCCAGTTTGGATTTTGGGGCTATTTGTCGCATTTTGCTTACACAACGTTGAGAGATGCCCCAGTTGAAGTTACACAAGAAACTTCTTGGTGGAGAAAGATCAATTTGGGGGAAAATAAGTATCGGAATTCTTTAGCtgtattaagttttattatag gATATGGAATATTAACCGTGTCGTGGATGTTCACTTTAAGATCAGTAAGATATTTAGTTTTGAGAAAAGGTGGAGGAGAATGTACATTTGTTACTTACACACCCTTTGGAAAAAATCGAATGGTTACTGTACCTTTAAGTGACATGAGTTCAGTGCAAACAAGAAGTACTGCTACCACACAATTACccataaaagttaaaaatcataatttttattatattttggaTATGAAAGGTGAATTTAAAAACCCGACGCTTTTCGATTATACAGCTGGGTTAAAAAGAActcttaaatataaataa